GTTCTCAAGAAGGAAGGCGAGGGATTTGCGGTTGAAGACTCTCGCACGCCTGCTGGATTATGCGTTTTATCACGGCGTAGGGACTGTGTTCTTCGAGGACTTGAGTCGGATTAAAAGGAGGAACGGGAAGGCCACGAATTCAAAGAAGGGGAACCGAAAGGCCTCGAATTTCGCCAAGAAGGAGCTCCTTGAGCACGGGGTTGTTATGGCGTCGAAGAGGGGATTCGATGTGTATCTGGTCAATCCTGCCGGTTCTTCGAAGTTGGGACGAGAGCTGGCCCAGGGGCTGGGGCTGGACGTCCATACTGCATCAGCGTTCGTTATCGGTTGGTGGGGCGTTAATTCATTAAAAACTCACAAACACCCAAAAGAAGAACAGTTCGGATAAAGCGAAACCCCTTAAAACCCTCGCGCGAAGTTAGGGCGGTGGTGAGCATGGAGATAGGTGTTGTTGGAAAGCCAAACGTTGGGAAATCAACCTTTTTCTCGGCCGCGACCCTCGTTGACGTTGACATTGCCAATTATCCGTTCACTACGATAGACGCGAACGTTGGGGTCACCTACGCGATAACGAATCACCCCTGCAAAGAGCTCGGCTGTCAGCCAAAACCCCAGAACTACGAGTACCGTGATGGGAAGGCGCTTATCCCGATAAAGATGATTGACGTTGCCGGACTGGTTCCCGGGGCTCACGAGGGGCGCGGGCTGGGCAACAAGTTCCTCGATGACCTCAGAATGGCCTCGGCTTTAATCCACGTCGTCGATGTTACCGGAAAGACCGACGCCGAGGGCCAGCCGACCGACCACCACGACCCCGTGGAGGACATAGAGTTCCTTGAGAGGGAGATAGATTACTGGATCTACGGCATCCTCCACAAGAACTGGGAGAAGTTCGCGAAGAGGATAAAGCTCCAGCACCTAAAGCTCGCCCAGGCCATAGCCGACCAGCTGACGGGAATAGGTGTGAGCGAGGAGGATGCCTTCGAGGCCATCCACAAGCTCGGCCTGGACAACGACCCAACCAAGTGGAGCGATGAAGACCTGCTGGCCTTCGTCCGCGAGCTGAGGAAGATAAACAAGCCGATAATAATTGCCGCCAACAAGGCGGACGCGGCGGCCGACGCTCAGATAGAGCGCCTGATAAAGAAGGGGAAGAGCAGGGGGTATATAGTCGTCCCGACGAGTGCGGCGGCGGAGCTGACGCTGAGAAAGGCGGCGAAAGCGGGATTCATCGACTACGTCCCCGGTTCGA
The nucleotide sequence above comes from Thermococcus celericrescens. Encoded proteins:
- a CDS encoding redox-regulated ATPase YchF; translated protein: MEIGVVGKPNVGKSTFFSAATLVDVDIANYPFTTIDANVGVTYAITNHPCKELGCQPKPQNYEYRDGKALIPIKMIDVAGLVPGAHEGRGLGNKFLDDLRMASALIHVVDVTGKTDAEGQPTDHHDPVEDIEFLEREIDYWIYGILHKNWEKFAKRIKLQHLKLAQAIADQLTGIGVSEEDAFEAIHKLGLDNDPTKWSDEDLLAFVRELRKINKPIIIAANKADAAADAQIERLIKKGKSRGYIVVPTSAAAELTLRKAAKAGFIDYVPGSSDFKILKPMSGKQEKALMLIKEKVLDRFGSTGVQEVINRATFELLKLIPVYPVEDEHKLTDQFGNVLPHVHLLPKGSTPRALAYKVHTDLGKTFLYAVNARTHRRVGEDYELEFNDIIKIVATAR